The following coding sequences are from one uncultured Desulfobacter sp. window:
- a CDS encoding TonB-dependent receptor, which yields MKKWKRFFMAVAVTAMTGTGTTNYATAADISNAAAQPREETAARETKMMVTAKSNQIDHDIPISTTIITAEEIAAANASSISDILIQQAGISLGVNSSSVYGRKNISIRGSATGHVLILVDGKKVSGSDAQIGHSDFEYNWVPMGAIERIEVIKGPASSIYGSQGIGGVINIITKKSRDKFSGEVDASYSDSSDDGGDEFKLGLNAGGQITDRFSLFLSAERIDRDPSRDEDDNTETKIEGKEINNGLAKIRFDLDETQYIEASYGQGNEDRIEVDDILYYDIDRKNYSVGYNKQFDVVTLNFDAYVTDSDTHYTTTRATGGYAHTMSDSAVLGELDIAAFKNHYIVTGAEFKNQDYEKKYDKAASADKNFANDMDNTSIFLQDEINITEALIVTLGTRYDYHEKFHGEWSPKIGALYKLGEHHRIRANYGEGFMAPTVTQNSSAYVATAMRGITIYGNDALQPESSKSYELGYEFFTDTTAFKVSVYKTDVENLIDTEYLDGSSDEKMYVNVNSATLQGFECELSQDITPNCNIRIGYQYLDTEDESTGKELENRPRHTVNVRLNATLPWDIHATLGADYTGEQIDDDEKCDDFIVFNAQVSKTVYDRITLRLGIDNISNEDLNDKPYDIEGRMFYAGVNFKF from the coding sequence CGGCACAACAAATTATGCAACAGCAGCCGACATATCCAACGCTGCAGCCCAGCCCCGGGAAGAGACCGCAGCCCGGGAAACCAAAATGATGGTCACAGCCAAATCCAATCAGATCGACCATGACATACCGATCTCGACCACCATCATAACCGCAGAAGAGATCGCGGCGGCCAATGCATCATCGATCAGTGATATACTCATTCAACAAGCTGGAATCAGTCTGGGCGTCAACAGTTCCTCCGTATATGGACGCAAGAACATCAGCATCCGGGGGTCAGCCACCGGCCATGTTTTGATCCTGGTGGACGGTAAAAAGGTATCCGGCTCCGATGCCCAGATCGGGCATTCGGATTTCGAGTACAACTGGGTGCCCATGGGTGCCATTGAACGAATCGAAGTGATTAAAGGCCCCGCAAGCTCCATCTATGGTTCCCAGGGCATCGGCGGTGTTATCAACATTATCACCAAGAAAAGCCGTGACAAATTTTCCGGGGAGGTTGATGCCAGCTACTCAGACAGCAGCGATGACGGCGGCGATGAATTTAAGCTCGGCCTGAATGCGGGCGGGCAAATTACAGACCGTTTTTCATTGTTCTTGAGTGCGGAACGTATCGACCGTGATCCGTCAAGGGACGAGGACGACAACACTGAAACCAAGATCGAGGGCAAGGAAATCAACAACGGTTTGGCAAAAATCCGATTTGACCTTGACGAAACCCAGTATATCGAGGCGTCCTATGGCCAGGGCAACGAAGACCGGATAGAAGTGGATGATATCCTATACTATGACATCGACCGGAAAAATTACTCGGTGGGGTACAACAAGCAATTTGACGTCGTAACCCTGAATTTTGACGCCTATGTGACCGATTCCGACACCCACTATACCACCACCAGGGCCACAGGCGGATACGCCCACACCATGAGCGATTCGGCGGTCCTGGGGGAACTGGATATTGCCGCCTTTAAAAACCACTATATTGTCACAGGCGCTGAGTTCAAAAACCAGGATTATGAAAAAAAATACGACAAGGCTGCAAGTGCGGATAAAAATTTTGCCAATGATATGGACAACACCTCGATATTTCTCCAGGACGAAATCAATATCACAGAGGCGCTTATCGTCACGTTGGGCACCCGGTACGATTACCATGAAAAATTTCACGGAGAGTGGTCTCCCAAAATCGGAGCACTTTATAAATTGGGGGAACACCACCGCATAAGGGCCAACTACGGCGAAGGGTTCATGGCCCCCACAGTTACCCAGAACTCATCCGCCTATGTGGCCACGGCCATGAGAGGCATTACCATATACGGTAACGACGCCCTTCAGCCCGAATCTTCAAAATCCTATGAACTCGGTTATGAATTTTTCACGGACACCACGGCATTCAAAGTATCTGTTTACAAAACCGATGTGGAGAACCTGATTGACACGGAATACCTGGACGGCTCTTCGGATGAAAAAATGTATGTGAATGTCAACAGTGCAACCCTCCAGGGATTTGAATGCGAACTGTCCCAGGACATCACACCGAACTGCAACATCCGCATCGGCTACCAATATCTGGACACCGAAGATGAATCGACCGGGAAAGAGCTGGAGAACCGGCCCAGGCACACCGTCAATGTCCGGCTCAACGCCACCCTGCCCTGGGATATCCACGCCACGCTGGGTGCTGATTACACGGGAGAACAGATCGACGACGATGAAAAGTGCGATGATTTTATCGTATTCAACGCCCAGGTGTCCAAAACCGTCTATGACAGAATCACCCTGCGTTTAGGCATTGATAATATCAGCAACGAAGATCTGAACGACAAACCCTATGACATTGAAGGCAGAATGTTTTATGCCGGCGTAAATTTTAAATTCTAA
- a CDS encoding cache domain-containing protein — MKQAFISLAIGFSLFLTPALSNAEKAPQKVIDLANSTLAEIGKDPVIIKAVKDQNAKGMSLEQIKAKDTEWRNTPGIADYMKAIMESECGRHLRDIQESESFYAEIFVMDNKGANVAMTDKTSDFWQGDEAKFQKSFNNGKGAVFVDEVEFDDSAQAYLVQVSVPVIDGDKIIGAITFGIDVDQIQ, encoded by the coding sequence ATGAAACAGGCTTTTATTTCATTGGCAATCGGTTTCTCTTTATTTTTAACCCCGGCCCTGTCCAATGCCGAAAAGGCCCCCCAAAAAGTCATTGACCTTGCCAATTCAACTCTGGCAGAGATTGGCAAAGACCCTGTCATTATCAAGGCGGTTAAAGATCAAAACGCTAAGGGAATGAGCCTTGAGCAGATTAAGGCCAAGGATACCGAATGGAGGAATACCCCGGGGATTGCAGATTACATGAAGGCCATTATGGAGTCCGAATGCGGTCGGCATCTGCGAGATATCCAGGAATCCGAAAGCTTTTATGCTGAGATTTTTGTGATGGACAATAAGGGGGCCAACGTGGCCATGACGGATAAAACCTCCGACTTCTGGCAGGGGGATGAGGCTAAATTCCAAAAATCCTTCAACAATGGCAAAGGGGCGGTTTTTGTTGACGAAGTGGAGTTCGACGACAGTGCCCAGGCCTACCTGGTCCAGGTATCGGTGCCGGTGATTGATGGCGATAAGATCATCGGCGCCATTACCTTTGGTATTGATGTGGATCAGATTCAATAA
- a CDS encoding radical SAM protein, with protein MTTFQPAYIETKAKGLLREKISQARQLLNSCEICPRRCKVDRFSGELGECATGDEAIVSSFNPHFGEEPPLVGAFGSGTIFFSHCNLKCNFCQNYEISHEGSGDECGLGQLAGMMLILQNNGCHNINFVTPTHVVPQILSALDMAIDGGLRIPLIYNSSGYDNVETLELLEGVVDIYMPDFKFWDPDVAEQTCNAPDYPKVARKAISEMHRQVGDLQVDENGIATRGLVLRHLVMPGGMAGTKAVMSFIADHVSKNTYVNLMDQYRPCGKAHEVKGLEVSVSDTGFNNAVQEAKEAGITRFAAL; from the coding sequence ATGACAACCTTTCAACCCGCCTATATTGAAACCAAAGCGAAAGGACTGCTCCGGGAAAAAATCAGTCAAGCACGACAGCTGTTAAATTCCTGTGAAATTTGTCCCAGACGGTGTAAAGTCGATCGCTTTTCCGGGGAATTGGGGGAATGTGCCACCGGCGACGAAGCGATTGTGTCCAGTTTCAACCCCCATTTTGGAGAAGAACCGCCATTGGTCGGGGCGTTCGGTTCCGGCACCATTTTTTTCTCCCACTGTAACCTGAAATGCAATTTCTGCCAGAATTACGAAATCAGCCACGAGGGGAGCGGTGATGAGTGTGGACTCGGGCAGTTGGCCGGCATGATGTTGATCCTGCAGAATAACGGTTGCCACAATATTAATTTTGTGACCCCGACCCATGTGGTGCCGCAGATTTTGTCTGCCCTGGATATGGCCATTGACGGAGGGTTAAGAATTCCCCTGATATACAACTCCAGCGGATACGACAATGTGGAGACCTTGGAATTGCTGGAGGGGGTGGTCGATATCTATATGCCGGACTTTAAATTCTGGGATCCGGATGTTGCAGAACAGACCTGCAATGCCCCGGATTATCCGAAAGTGGCCCGAAAAGCGATTAGCGAAATGCATCGACAGGTGGGGGATCTGCAAGTTGATGAAAATGGTATTGCCACCCGGGGACTGGTTCTCAGGCACCTGGTTATGCCCGGCGGGATGGCCGGGACCAAAGCGGTGATGTCATTTATTGCCGACCATGTCTCAAAAAACACCTATGTGAACCTCATGGATCAATATCGGCCCTGTGGAAAGGCCCACGAGGTAAAGGGATTAGAAGTGTCTGTATCTGATACCGGATTCAACAACGCGGTCCAGGAGGCAAAAGAGGCGGGGATCACCCGATTTGCTGCTTTATAA
- a CDS encoding amidohydrolase family protein — MKLYKGHFIDTPTPGRFRVRENSIAIVEAGNLLSLEHEVPERLASLGVTDLGPGVVIPSFIDLHVHAPQYMQMGMGLDLGLLGWLENYTFPGEARFADENYAQKIYPLFADELLRQGTLRSVVYGTVHSASTLILAQILEQAGLMAFVGKVNMDQNSPDDLRETSEGAVKDSETFCRILADRERVRPIVTPRFAPSCTETLMKNLGRLSRRLDLPVQSHLSETLSETQWVSRLFPDSRSYTHVYDDCGLLGPASLMAHAVFLSDREIDLIVERAATLVHCPSANTNLSSGIMPLGRYLDRGVNLGLGSDVGAGHTLAMYRVVVQAVQSAKLLRILRPRENHRAVTLSEAFYLATMGNGKFFTRQGWGPCGAFEPGMSFDVLSIDMGLPEAVPLSPVAQLERFLYAGDDRHIKKRILAGREL, encoded by the coding sequence ATGAAACTATACAAAGGCCATTTTATTGATACGCCCACCCCGGGCCGCTTCAGGGTGAGAGAGAACTCGATCGCCATCGTTGAGGCGGGAAACCTCCTTTCCCTGGAACATGAGGTGCCGGAAAGGCTTGCCTCGCTTGGGGTAACGGACCTGGGACCGGGCGTGGTTATCCCTTCTTTTATTGATCTGCATGTCCATGCACCCCAGTATATGCAGATGGGGATGGGACTGGATCTGGGATTGCTTGGGTGGTTGGAAAATTATACCTTTCCCGGTGAGGCCCGGTTTGCCGATGAAAATTATGCCCAAAAGATTTATCCGCTGTTTGCCGACGAACTCCTGCGCCAGGGAACTCTTCGATCTGTGGTGTACGGCACGGTTCATTCGGCATCGACCCTGATTCTGGCCCAAATTTTGGAACAGGCCGGACTGATGGCCTTTGTGGGCAAAGTCAACATGGATCAAAATTCGCCCGATGATCTCAGGGAAACGTCAGAGGGCGCCGTTAAAGACAGTGAAACGTTCTGCCGGATATTGGCGGACCGGGAGAGGGTCCGCCCCATCGTGACCCCCCGGTTTGCCCCGAGCTGCACGGAAACGCTCATGAAAAATCTGGGCCGACTCTCCCGGCGCTTGGATCTGCCGGTACAGTCCCACCTCTCCGAAACCCTGTCCGAAACCCAGTGGGTTTCCCGGCTGTTTCCCGACAGCCGAAGCTATACCCATGTTTATGATGACTGCGGGCTGCTGGGCCCGGCCAGTTTAATGGCCCACGCCGTTTTTTTAAGTGATCGGGAAATTGATCTGATCGTGGAACGAGCCGCCACATTGGTTCACTGCCCCAGCGCCAATACTAACTTGAGCAGCGGTATCATGCCCCTGGGCCGTTATCTGGACCGGGGCGTCAACCTGGGGTTGGGCTCCGATGTGGGTGCCGGTCACACCCTTGCCATGTATCGGGTGGTTGTACAAGCGGTTCAAAGCGCCAAATTGCTCCGGATTCTGCGGCCCCGGGAGAATCACAGGGCGGTCACCCTTTCCGAAGCCTTTTATCTGGCGACCATGGGCAATGGTAAATTTTTCACGCGCCAGGGCTGGGGGCCTTGCGGGGCATTTGAGCCGGGCATGAGTTTTGATGTTCTTTCCATTGATATGGGGCTGCCCGAAGCCGTGCCGCTCTCCCCCGTTGCTCAATTGGAGCGGTTTCTCTACGCCGGGGACGACAGGCATATTAAAAAACGGATTTTAGCAGGCCGGGAATTATGA
- a CDS encoding methyl-accepting chemotaxis protein — protein MNVFNNMKIGTRLLIGFATMILFLAGIGFCGLYSVNQIEQRLEEIFSKRLPSINFLLQADRDLQQLLVAERSMIFANAKSDLFKNLVDDYEANFKQTTERWEKYKALADKPEEKALFGDYEKARAAWTVLSRKIVDGRIANTRQGRRIALDLSLGEASEKFETMRDFLDQLTEMNLTQAETERNQATATYKFAINVILAAMGLGLLAAMVLMVVIGRSVTRPVKEVVDGFFDISEGEGDLTKRLKKMGENEIGVLCGAFNQFMDKQQVMISDIFKSVSTLTESSQELIGISQTLSEAAETATRTSESVTGAAAVMSQNMELISTSTQETSANTSAIASAAEEMNATVGEIAKNAEQGREISANAVSRVEKSTDQVGQLGDAAQAISKVVETITDISEQVNLLSLNATIEAARAGEAGKGFAVVANEIKTLAGQTAGASMDIKEKIGHIQETSSGTLESIDQIREVINQVDQVVTTIATAVEEQSSVTHEIADNIGQVSTGIEDVNRNVLQSSENAEEITGQINEVNKTSQQVQGQSDRLKERADGLAQIAADLNSLVGRFKF, from the coding sequence ATGAATGTATTTAATAATATGAAAATAGGTACACGGCTGCTGATTGGTTTTGCCACCATGATTCTGTTCCTGGCCGGGATTGGATTCTGCGGATTGTACAGTGTCAATCAAATTGAACAACGCCTTGAAGAAATTTTTTCAAAACGCCTGCCCAGCATTAATTTTCTTCTCCAAGCAGACAGGGATCTACAGCAGTTGCTGGTCGCTGAACGGTCCATGATTTTCGCCAATGCAAAATCTGATTTATTTAAGAATTTGGTTGATGACTACGAAGCAAATTTTAAGCAGACGACTGAACGTTGGGAAAAGTATAAAGCCCTGGCAGACAAACCTGAAGAAAAAGCCCTGTTTGGCGATTATGAAAAGGCAAGGGCCGCGTGGACAGTACTGTCCAGAAAAATTGTGGACGGCAGAATCGCGAACACCAGACAGGGGCGGCGTATTGCCCTTGATCTTTCCCTTGGCGAGGCCAGTGAAAAATTTGAAACCATGAGAGACTTCCTTGATCAGTTGACGGAGATGAACTTGACCCAGGCCGAAACCGAACGGAACCAGGCTACCGCTACCTATAAGTTTGCCATTAATGTCATTCTTGCGGCCATGGGTTTGGGGCTTTTGGCCGCCATGGTTTTGATGGTGGTCATCGGGCGCAGCGTTACCCGGCCTGTAAAAGAGGTGGTGGACGGGTTTTTCGATATTTCCGAAGGCGAAGGCGACCTGACCAAACGGTTGAAAAAAATGGGGGAAAATGAGATTGGGGTGCTATGTGGGGCGTTCAATCAATTCATGGACAAGCAGCAGGTGATGATTTCGGATATCTTCAAGAGCGTGTCCACGCTTACCGAATCATCCCAGGAGCTGATCGGTATTTCACAGACCCTGTCCGAAGCCGCTGAAACGGCCACACGGACTTCGGAATCAGTGACGGGTGCAGCAGCTGTCATGAGCCAAAACATGGAATTGATTTCAACCTCCACCCAGGAAACCAGCGCCAACACCTCCGCCATTGCCAGTGCGGCCGAAGAGATGAATGCTACGGTGGGCGAGATCGCCAAAAATGCTGAGCAGGGCCGTGAAATTTCAGCCAATGCCGTATCCAGGGTGGAAAAGTCCACGGATCAGGTCGGCCAGTTGGGGGACGCAGCCCAGGCCATCAGCAAGGTGGTTGAAACCATCACCGATATTTCCGAACAGGTGAACCTGCTGTCGCTGAACGCCACCATTGAGGCCGCCAGGGCCGGAGAAGCCGGCAAGGGATTCGCCGTCGTTGCCAATGAAATTAAAACACTGGCCGGACAGACCGCCGGCGCGTCCATGGACATCAAGGAAAAAATCGGACATATTCAGGAGACATCCAGCGGCACCCTTGAAAGCATTGATCAGATCCGGGAGGTGATCAATCAGGTGGACCAGGTGGTGACCACCATCGCCACTGCCGTGGAAGAGCAGTCTTCGGTTACCCATGAAATTGCAGATAATATCGGCCAGGTATCCACCGGTATTGAAGATGTAAATAGAAATGTGCTCCAGAGCTCTGAAAATGCAGAAGAGATTACCGGTCAGATCAATGAGGTCAACAAAACGTCTCAGCAGGTCCAGGGCCAGAGCGACCGCCTAAAAGAACGGGCCGACGGTCTGGCCCAGATTGCCGCTGACCTGAACAGCCTGGTGGGCCGGTTTAAATTTTAA
- a CDS encoding molybdopterin cofactor-binding domain-containing protein — MINSGTSDHVMGLSRYVDDKDFPARGLHCVVFFSPMARGKILNLDTSAARKLPGVAFILTAKDIPGKNQIGGIIQDERLLAEDEVNFVGMPVAAVYAWTEEAAREVVQIIQIDIAEEIPVLDPRAAYDRNELIAPVRTFTLGDVERAIPSAAYVAKGRAESGAQEHFYLESQAAIATPLDQGHLHLASATQAPTSVQRCVARVCGLAMNRVEVDVRRLGGAFGGKESQAGTWACFAALGAQKSGVPCRMVLRRSEDMPATGKRHPYSSDFTLALDEDGTFLAFKVIYYQNAGAAADLSTSVLERTLFHATGSYYVPNVHATAAACRTNITPNTAFRGFGGPQAMFVFEAAIREACRISGIRVETLQRKNLLKTGDCFAYGMAAENARARHCWEKAYDHFDLSKRMRAIDDARRKEKTCGNVSRYGRGYALMPVCFGISFTTRFLNQARAHVHIYTDGSMGVSTGAVEMGQGVNHKIREIVADSLGIDSGQVQLESTNTTRVSNTSPTAASSGTDLNGAAALMACEMIKERLFKFMADEFQCAAGDFSLEKGWLHRKGKRCEIAWEDLVIQAYRSRVQLSAEAHYATPGLYFDPAVEKGRPFAYHTYGTAYFEAEVDRLLGTYKVETAYVVHDLGRSINPLIDLGQVEGGMVQGIGWMTMEEMRYTETGRPLTATAGTYKIPNISSAPMDMQVKFLEDDHNDNAVKGSKAVGEPPFIYGIGAFFAIKMAAGSQKPFYCAPITPERLFGELRQ, encoded by the coding sequence ATGATCAATTCCGGCACAAGCGATCATGTCATGGGGCTTAGCCGCTATGTGGATGACAAGGATTTTCCTGCCCGGGGATTGCATTGTGTCGTCTTTTTTTCTCCCATGGCCCGGGGTAAAATTTTGAATCTGGATACGTCCGCCGCCCGAAAGCTGCCGGGCGTGGCATTCATTCTCACCGCAAAGGACATTCCCGGGAAGAATCAGATCGGCGGCATCATTCAGGACGAAAGGCTTTTGGCCGAGGATGAGGTGAACTTTGTGGGGATGCCGGTGGCCGCGGTTTATGCTTGGACCGAAGAGGCCGCCCGGGAGGTGGTGCAAATTATTCAAATTGACATTGCCGAAGAAATTCCCGTGCTGGATCCCCGGGCGGCTTACGACCGAAATGAATTGATTGCCCCGGTACGCACCTTTACCCTGGGCGATGTGGAAAGGGCCATTCCATCTGCCGCCTATGTGGCCAAAGGGCGGGCTGAATCGGGCGCCCAGGAGCACTTTTATCTGGAGAGCCAGGCCGCCATCGCCACACCCTTAGATCAGGGTCATCTTCATCTTGCTTCGGCGACCCAGGCACCCACATCGGTGCAGCGATGCGTTGCCCGGGTTTGCGGTTTGGCCATGAACAGGGTTGAGGTGGATGTCCGACGGCTGGGGGGTGCGTTTGGAGGCAAGGAGAGCCAGGCCGGCACCTGGGCCTGTTTTGCTGCCCTCGGCGCACAAAAATCAGGCGTCCCCTGCCGTATGGTGTTAAGGCGTTCCGAGGATATGCCGGCCACGGGGAAGCGGCATCCGTACTCCTCGGATTTTACCCTGGCCCTGGATGAAGACGGAACGTTTCTGGCCTTCAAGGTGATCTATTATCAGAATGCCGGGGCCGCAGCTGATTTGTCCACATCGGTTTTGGAACGAACCCTGTTCCACGCCACCGGATCTTATTACGTCCCCAACGTACATGCCACGGCCGCAGCCTGCCGGACGAATATAACGCCGAATACCGCCTTCAGGGGATTCGGGGGGCCCCAGGCCATGTTCGTTTTTGAAGCCGCCATCCGGGAGGCCTGCCGGATCAGCGGGATCCGCGTAGAAACGTTGCAGCGGAAAAATTTGCTTAAAACCGGAGATTGTTTTGCCTATGGGATGGCGGCGGAGAATGCCCGGGCCCGACACTGCTGGGAAAAGGCATATGACCATTTCGATTTGTCAAAACGGATGCGTGCCATTGACGATGCCCGAAGGAAAGAGAAGACTTGCGGTAACGTTTCCCGCTACGGAAGAGGGTATGCCCTGATGCCTGTATGTTTCGGCATCAGTTTTACCACCCGGTTTTTAAACCAGGCCCGGGCCCATGTCCACATTTACACGGACGGCAGCATGGGCGTCAGTACGGGTGCCGTGGAGATGGGGCAGGGGGTAAACCATAAAATCCGGGAAATAGTGGCTGACAGCCTGGGGATTGATTCCGGGCAGGTTCAGCTTGAATCCACCAATACCACCCGGGTTTCCAACACCAGTCCCACTGCCGCCAGCAGCGGCACCGACCTGAACGGCGCAGCGGCCCTGATGGCCTGTGAGATGATAAAAGAGCGCCTCTTTAAATTCATGGCCGATGAATTTCAATGTGCAGCCGGGGATTTTTCACTGGAAAAAGGTTGGTTACATAGAAAAGGCAAACGCTGTGAAATCGCCTGGGAGGATCTGGTTATCCAGGCCTATCGGTCACGGGTGCAGCTAAGCGCCGAAGCCCACTATGCCACGCCGGGCCTGTACTTTGATCCTGCTGTGGAAAAGGGCCGGCCTTTTGCCTATCATACATACGGAACAGCCTATTTTGAGGCTGAAGTGGACCGCCTGCTGGGCACCTACAAGGTAGAAACGGCTTATGTGGTGCACGACCTTGGGCGATCCATCAACCCCCTCATTGATTTGGGGCAGGTTGAGGGCGGCATGGTCCAGGGCATCGGCTGGATGACCATGGAAGAGATGCGTTATACAGAGACGGGCAGGCCCCTTACGGCCACTGCAGGAACGTATAAAATACCTAATATCTCTTCTGCGCCCATGGACATGCAGGTAAAATTTTTGGAAGATGACCATAATGATAACGCCGTTAAAGGGTCCAAAGCCGTGGGAGAACCGCCTTTCATTTACGGCATCGGGGCTTTTTTTGCCATCAAGATGGCGGCCGGGAGTCAGAAGCCCTTCTATTGTGCCCCCATTACCCCAGAGCGTTTGTTTGGCGAATTGAGGCAGTAG
- a CDS encoding FAD binding domain-containing protein: protein MKKVCRFILNDREMELALSPGRTVLDLLRKDLGLYGTKEGCREGECGACTVILGRMPQVAYRAMPSCLMSVGQLNYTHLVTIEGLRKETPNRLQQAFVNRGATQCGFCTPGFIMALTGYLLAGGLVTVQGAVDALDGNLCRCTGYHSIRRAVAATIDPLLGKTPSIQELIDLDLVPGYLAGIPRRLTTLRDKFPTDAQEFTPERFDKTRPLIAGGTDLYVQQGDLLNKSEPRFLVPESEPIRVADGMIKIPATATMAQLQQDHYLNDQFPGWHDKLLVVASSILRHRATLGGNIVNASPIADCAVLLLAMDAQIQLVSSKGVRRRFPLRGFFLDYKKLDLNDDELVESFWVTKQNDPQLWHYAKVSKRKRLDIAGCNAGAVFLVDNARFTSVGLALGGVAPIPFAARRTIDWLKGKPLTMETFLGSLEILQDEICPIDDVRGSAEYKRRLARALMVDHYLHCFSEICSYDDFAKAGVL from the coding sequence ATGAAAAAAGTCTGCCGGTTTATTTTAAATGATCGAGAGATGGAACTGGCATTGTCTCCGGGCCGGACGGTTCTGGACCTTTTGAGAAAAGACCTGGGGCTTTACGGCACCAAAGAGGGGTGTCGGGAAGGGGAGTGTGGTGCCTGCACGGTTATACTCGGCCGAATGCCCCAGGTCGCCTACCGGGCCATGCCTTCCTGTCTCATGTCGGTGGGCCAGCTCAATTATACCCATCTTGTAACCATAGAAGGCCTTCGGAAAGAGACGCCCAATCGGCTGCAGCAGGCCTTTGTCAATCGGGGGGCCACCCAGTGCGGATTCTGCACCCCCGGATTTATTATGGCCCTCACCGGTTATCTTCTGGCTGGCGGGCTTGTCACCGTTCAAGGTGCTGTGGATGCCCTGGATGGGAATCTGTGCCGGTGTACCGGCTACCATTCCATTCGCCGGGCCGTTGCCGCGACCATTGACCCCTTGTTGGGTAAAACGCCTTCAATCCAGGAGCTGATAGATCTGGATCTGGTTCCCGGCTATCTTGCCGGCATTCCCCGGAGATTAACGACACTGCGAGATAAGTTTCCAACCGATGCACAAGAGTTCACCCCTGAACGGTTCGATAAAACTCGTCCTCTTATTGCAGGCGGTACCGATCTGTATGTTCAACAGGGCGACCTTCTGAATAAATCGGAACCCCGGTTCCTGGTCCCCGAATCCGAGCCGATTCGGGTAGCGGATGGAATGATAAAAATTCCTGCAACGGCAACCATGGCACAGTTGCAGCAAGATCATTATTTAAACGATCAATTTCCCGGGTGGCATGACAAGCTGCTGGTTGTGGCCTCCTCGATTTTACGGCACCGGGCCACTTTGGGGGGCAATATCGTCAATGCCTCGCCCATTGCGGACTGTGCCGTTCTGCTACTGGCCATGGATGCTCAAATTCAATTGGTTTCGTCAAAGGGCGTCCGGCGTCGGTTTCCTCTCAGGGGGTTTTTTCTGGACTATAAAAAGTTGGATCTAAACGACGATGAGCTTGTGGAATCCTTTTGGGTGACAAAACAAAACGACCCCCAACTATGGCATTACGCCAAGGTGAGTAAGCGAAAGCGTCTGGATATTGCCGGTTGCAACGCTGGGGCGGTGTTTTTAGTGGATAACGCAAGGTTTACGTCTGTGGGTTTAGCCCTGGGCGGTGTGGCGCCCATCCCCTTTGCGGCCCGCCGGACCATCGATTGGCTTAAGGGAAAACCCCTGACCATGGAAACATTTTTGGGGTCCCTGGAAATTCTCCAGGACGAGATTTGCCCCATAGACGATGTCCGGGGAAGTGCCGAATATAAAAGGCGCCTGGCTCGGGCGCTTATGGTGGATCACTATCTGCATTGTTTTTCCGAGATCTGTTCCTACGATGATTTTGCAAAGGCCGGTGTGCTATGA